Within Candidatus Margulisiibacteriota bacterium, the genomic segment TGAAAAAATTCAGATAAAAAATAAAAAATTGATAATTCCTGATAAAGTAACGATTCCTTTCATCGAAGGTGACGGGATTGGAGCGGACATAACCCGGGCCATGTGTTCCGTAGTTGATGCCGCCGTAAAGAAAATAAACAAAAAAATCGAGTGGTTGGAAATATTAGCCGGCGAAAAAGCTTTTAACAAAACAGGTGTCTGGTTGCCGGACGAAACACTGGAGGCCATTAAAAAATATGTTGTGGCCATTAAGGGTCCCCTGACAACACCGATAGGCAAAGGCATTCGCAGTTTGAATGTTACCATGCGCCAGGTATTGGAACTATATGCTTGCGTTAGGCCTGTCCGTTATTTTCAAGGCGTGGAAAGCCCTTTAAAACATCCGGAAAACCTGGATGTAATTATTTTCAGGGAAAATACCGAAGATGTTTATGCGGGAATTGAATGGGAAGCGAATACGGATAAAGCCAAAAAGGTCAGAGCTTTTTTGCTTAAAGAATTCAATATCAAACTCTCTAAAAATACCGGTATCGGAGTTAAGCCTATCAGCAAGGAAGCATCCGAAAGACTTTTCAAGAAAGCCATACTTTATTCACTGGAAAATAACCGCAGAACTATTACTCTGGTACACAAGGGCAATATCATGAAATATACTGAAGGCGCGTTCATGAAATGGTGCTACGATTATGCTAAAAAGGAATTTTCTGATGTTATTGTTTTGGAAACAGAACTGCAAGGGGCCAAATGTCCTGCAGGGAAAATTCTTCTTAATGACCGGATAGCTGACAATATGTTCCAGCAGGTACTTTTGCGGCCTTCAGATTATGATGTGATAGTGACCACGAACCTGAACGGTGATTATTTATCTGATGCCTGTGCGGCACAGGTTGGAGGCCTTGGTCTTGCTCCGGGCGCGAATATCGGCGATTTCTATGCTGTTTTCGAAGCCACACACGGTACTGCTCCTAAATATGCTAACCAGAATAAAGCTAATCCCAGTTCATTAATTTTATCAGCAGTGATGATGCTGGAATATCTTGGCTGGCAAAAACCCGCCGGTTCCATCATTAAAGCTCTGGAGAAAACTATTCAGTCCAAGATTGTTACTTATGATCTGGCCAGACAGATGCAGGGTGCGAAGGAAGTCTCTACGTCCGATTTTGCCAAAGCAATAATAAAGAATTTATAAGCGCATGCGTGTTATTCCTTCGAAACTGGTAGTCCAAAAAATTGCCGATGCCCTGATTGATATTAATTTTAATGTCGACTCGGATATATTGAAATATTTTCAGTCACAGCTTCCAGCCTTGAAAGATAATGAGAAAAGGGTTATTCAAATACTTGTTGAAAACGCCAATATAGCTGCAAAAAATAAAATACCATTATGCCAGGATACCGGAACTGTGGTGATATTTGCCAGAATCGGACAGCATGTAGCATTTGAAAAAAACCTGCAAACCTTAATTGATGAAGCGGTTTCATCGGTGTATAAACAACAATATTTACGAAAATCGATTGTAAATGATCCCTTGAGCAGAATAAATACACAGGACAACACTCCGGCAATATTGCATCTGGAAATGATTCAGGGAGACACCTGTGAATTCGGGATCATGGTTAAGGGCGGCGGGGCTGAAAACGCTTCTTCTATGACAATGCTTGAACCAGCGGCAGGTGAAGAGGGTATTATCGATCTGATAGTAAAAGTGGTGGCTGAAAAAGGCCGGAATGCTTGTCCTCCTTTAATTTTGGGGGTGGGGTTGGGAGGTAATTTTGAAACCTGTACGCTTCTTGCTAAAAAGGCACTGTTTCGAAATATCGGTCAGAGAAATATAGACGCGAAATACGCTAAACTGGAGAATAAAATTTTAAAAAAAGTAAACGAGTTAAAAATCGGTGCAGGAGGATATGGTGGAAAACTGACAGCTATGGAAGTGTTTATTGAAACTGCCCCGTGCCATATTGCCAGTATGCCGGTAGCGGTAAATGTTAGCTGCCATAGTACAAGACATACTTGGGTGAGGGTGTAGTAGGAGATAAGGGTTAAGAGATAAGGGGTAAGTGGTAGGTTGAAACATCCTTCGTCCTGCTTTGCTAAAGCTTTCGTCTACGCTGAAGCTTCGCCGAGACAAGTCGGTTCGGCGAGCAAGCTCAGGATGACAGTTTGAATGAAACTGGAAAATAAAAAATTATGAAAAAAATCAAGCTGCCCATAATCGATAAAAAAGTATTAAAAAGTTTGAAACCGGGAGATTTTGTCTATCTGTCCGGTTGCGTTTACACGGCGCGTGACGCTACTCATAAAAAGTTGCTGGAATATATCAATGCCGGTAAAAAGTTGCCTCTGGATTTACAGAATACGTCTTTTTACTATATGGGGCCTTCGCCTGCCAGACCTGGACAGGTTTGCGGTTCGGCCGGGCCTACTACCAGCAGGAGAATGGACAGTTACACAAGAACACTTCTGGAACATGGCTTAAAAGTGATGATTGGTAAAGGTGAGCGCACCGAGCAGGTAAAAAAAGCTATAAAAAAACATAAGGCGGTTTACTTCGGCACCATTGGAGGAGCAGGCGCTTATTTATCTGTATGCATAAAAAAAATGGAATGCGCGGCTTTCCCTGAACTGGGGCCTGAAGCCTTATACAAACTGGAACTGGAAAATTTACCCGCTATTGTTATTAATATATAAACTTACAATGAATTAAATTTTTTGAGATGTCCGAAAATAATTAGAGTGTCATTGCGAGGAGCGTTAAGCGACGCTGCCAGCCGTCGCAATGCTATGGCTGCTAAACAATCCTCTAAAGTAATAGAGGGATGCTCGCCCGCCGAAGCTTTGGGCGAAGGAGGGCACGCTTCGCCAGCAATGGCTTTATTGTCCTCTATTTTCGGACTATCTTTTTTGAATAAATACTCTGCAATATTTTTTGTTTTTTTCCGATAACTTTATCAGGGTAAATTATGTTTAATAAAATCATTTCTGATGAAGAATCTGTTGTTAACATTGTTAGCAGAATGTTGCATGGAATTCTAGTTTCCGGAGAGCTTGAAATGGTACGAGAATTGTCAATGTATCTGCAAACGCAGGTTCCCGGACCGGATGTGAGATATGTTT encodes:
- a CDS encoding FumA C-terminus/TtdB family hydratase beta subunit; protein product: MKKIKLPIIDKKVLKSLKPGDFVYLSGCVYTARDATHKKLLEYINAGKKLPLDLQNTSFYYMGPSPARPGQVCGSAGPTTSRRMDSYTRTLLEHGLKVMIGKGERTEQVKKAIKKHKAVYFGTIGGAGAYLSVCIKKMECAAFPELGPEALYKLELENLPAIVINI
- a CDS encoding fumarate hydratase, with translation MRVIPSKLVVQKIADALIDINFNVDSDILKYFQSQLPALKDNEKRVIQILVENANIAAKNKIPLCQDTGTVVIFARIGQHVAFEKNLQTLIDEAVSSVYKQQYLRKSIVNDPLSRINTQDNTPAILHLEMIQGDTCEFGIMVKGGGAENASSMTMLEPAAGEEGIIDLIVKVVAEKGRNACPPLILGVGLGGNFETCTLLAKKALFRNIGQRNIDAKYAKLENKILKKVNELKIGAGGYGGKLTAMEVFIETAPCHIASMPVAVNVSCHSTRHTWVRV
- the icd gene encoding isocitrate dehydrogenase (NADP(+)) produces the protein MAEKIQIKNKKLIIPDKVTIPFIEGDGIGADITRAMCSVVDAAVKKINKKIEWLEILAGEKAFNKTGVWLPDETLEAIKKYVVAIKGPLTTPIGKGIRSLNVTMRQVLELYACVRPVRYFQGVESPLKHPENLDVIIFRENTEDVYAGIEWEANTDKAKKVRAFLLKEFNIKLSKNTGIGVKPISKEASERLFKKAILYSLENNRRTITLVHKGNIMKYTEGAFMKWCYDYAKKEFSDVIVLETELQGAKCPAGKILLNDRIADNMFQQVLLRPSDYDVIVTTNLNGDYLSDACAAQVGGLGLAPGANIGDFYAVFEATHGTAPKYANQNKANPSSLILSAVMMLEYLGWQKPAGSIIKALEKTIQSKIVTYDLARQMQGAKEVSTSDFAKAIIKNL